In the genome of Vibrio sp. NTOU-M3, one region contains:
- a CDS encoding metallophosphoesterase: MKFVVISDLHTGSATIAQDFCVGDSSSAVKKGYMDDLRNLVKKEELEADYLIVTGDITNRSMYDEFELAAKRIKECAEAFNIEDSKIFFVPGNHDSNWKDEEASRKNDEPDSLVIASKYKFISSHPFFKSILNNSQEGCFYNEPYFAYWSDDKVNVIGVNSSVFDSYDKKPHHGSIRREDVQSLRKLLEEKEIEQSSKINILLVHHHPIQHPDLPFEDADLSILQNSAQLMELMTEYNFNFVIHGHKHIPRIEQHMDRYQHPVNVICAGSFSAYLDERWFQGVPNSLHIVEIDSICHKHNVPQGKVRSWYHYSGHGWIIDEPVNSIPHIEYFGSYLTKSQLKDELKSIIESEINNQGSVSWEEICKKNNALSFTPRKLLTQVINGLSEPLNFKIYSSEGVDDLFLLIKNQRSVVNE; the protein is encoded by the coding sequence ATGAAATTTGTTGTAATCAGCGACCTACATACTGGATCTGCCACAATTGCCCAAGACTTCTGTGTTGGAGATTCGTCGAGTGCAGTTAAAAAGGGTTACATGGATGACCTACGCAATTTGGTTAAAAAAGAAGAACTTGAAGCAGATTACTTAATCGTGACTGGTGATATCACCAATCGCTCTATGTATGACGAGTTTGAACTGGCAGCTAAGAGAATTAAGGAATGTGCAGAGGCTTTCAATATAGAAGACAGCAAGATTTTTTTTGTTCCTGGTAACCATGACAGCAACTGGAAAGATGAAGAAGCATCCAGAAAGAATGATGAACCCGACTCGCTTGTTATAGCATCTAAATACAAGTTCATATCCAGCCATCCATTTTTTAAGTCAATTCTTAACAACTCTCAAGAAGGTTGCTTCTACAATGAGCCATACTTTGCATACTGGTCTGATGATAAAGTTAATGTAATTGGTGTTAACTCTTCCGTTTTCGACAGCTACGATAAAAAACCACACCATGGAAGTATTCGAAGAGAAGACGTTCAGTCTTTAAGAAAACTACTCGAAGAAAAAGAAATAGAGCAAAGCTCAAAAATAAACATTTTGCTCGTCCACCACCATCCCATACAGCACCCTGACTTGCCATTTGAAGACGCTGACTTAAGCATTCTTCAAAATTCAGCCCAGTTAATGGAGTTAATGACAGAATATAACTTCAACTTTGTCATTCATGGGCACAAACATATCCCACGAATAGAGCAACATATGGATCGATATCAACACCCTGTAAACGTAATATGCGCGGGCAGTTTCTCAGCATATCTTGATGAACGTTGGTTTCAAGGTGTTCCTAATAGCTTGCACATTGTGGAAATTGATTCAATTTGTCACAAGCACAATGTACCTCAAGGAAAAGTAAGAAGTTGGTATCATTACTCTGGCCATGGCTGGATAATTGATGAGCCTGTTAATAGCATCCCGCACATTGAATACTTTGGTAGTTACCTAACAAAGTCTCAACTAAAAGACGAGTTAAAGTCGATTATAGAGAGTGAAATCAACAATCAAGGTAGTGTTTCTTGGGAAGAGATTTGCAAAAAAAACAATGCACTATCGTTTACCCCTAGAAAGTTATTGACTCAAGTAATTAATGGCCTTTCAGAACCTTTAAATTTTAAGATTTATTCAAGCGAGGGAGTTGATGATCTTTTCCTGCTTATAAAGAACCAAAGGAGTGTTGTTAATGAATAA
- a CDS encoding DEAD/DEAH box helicase, which yields MLRKWQQECSERAVHNYKNKQHHFFCQATPGAGKTILAATIASRLLKDGIVDLVLCFSPSLTVSDGIKRTFSEVLNCAFNGGLGSIGQSLTYQSIQFLSEEFWQALSSYRVFVVFDEIHHCSGSEYEKANVWGQQILTKIQGLATYTLALSGTPWRSDALPIVMAQYSAPDGQILVDYQYTLKQAVADHVCRAPRIVLVDNEHLSITNDGKAESFSSILEMLKQTKTSYQSVIHNKEAMEYLLGLGCIKLAEIRTQNKDAGGLVVASSVQHAQEIKKILLEKYQQTVSIVTYRHEDPLAEIERYRKDSSQWIVSVGMVSEGTDIPRLQVCCHMSSVKTELYFRQVLGRVLRVNHASNQQAWLFTFAEQSLIDFSERVEQDIPESCMFAKIDSLIEFESELQRIHLTDSGILEERSEVNSKLSWSSVTNTVLSSTGSLSTNDELRLGTFKQRVISAFVAAT from the coding sequence ATGTTGAGAAAATGGCAGCAAGAGTGCTCTGAAAGAGCGGTACACAACTACAAAAACAAGCAGCACCACTTTTTTTGCCAAGCTACTCCAGGGGCAGGGAAAACTATATTAGCGGCAACTATTGCTTCCAGATTGTTGAAGGATGGCATAGTTGATCTTGTTTTGTGTTTTTCACCATCTTTAACAGTATCAGATGGGATAAAAAGAACCTTTTCAGAAGTTCTCAATTGTGCTTTTAACGGTGGTCTGGGTTCGATTGGGCAGTCGCTTACCTACCAATCTATTCAGTTTCTAAGCGAAGAGTTTTGGCAAGCACTGAGTAGTTATCGAGTGTTTGTTGTATTCGACGAGATACATCATTGCTCTGGTTCTGAGTATGAAAAAGCGAATGTTTGGGGGCAGCAGATTCTTACCAAGATTCAGGGACTGGCTACCTACACCTTAGCGCTGTCAGGTACACCTTGGCGTTCAGATGCATTACCGATAGTTATGGCGCAGTATAGCGCCCCTGATGGGCAGATTTTGGTCGACTATCAATACACTCTTAAGCAAGCCGTCGCTGATCATGTTTGTAGGGCACCACGAATTGTACTCGTAGACAATGAACACCTATCGATAACTAACGATGGCAAAGCAGAATCGTTCTCATCGATTCTTGAGATGCTAAAGCAAACTAAAACTTCTTATCAGAGCGTAATACATAATAAAGAGGCAATGGAATACCTGCTTGGGCTTGGTTGTATAAAGCTTGCCGAGATACGTACTCAGAATAAGGATGCAGGAGGGCTAGTCGTTGCTTCTTCTGTTCAACATGCCCAAGAGATTAAAAAGATACTTTTGGAAAAGTATCAACAAACCGTCTCCATAGTGACCTATCGTCACGAGGATCCTTTGGCTGAGATTGAACGCTATCGGAAGGATAGTAGTCAGTGGATAGTCAGCGTCGGGATGGTTAGTGAGGGTACTGATATTCCCAGACTTCAAGTGTGCTGCCATATGAGTTCAGTTAAGACAGAGCTCTACTTTAGGCAAGTACTAGGGCGAGTTCTGCGAGTGAACCATGCCTCGAATCAACAAGCTTGGTTATTCACTTTCGCAGAGCAAAGCTTGATAGATTTTTCGGAACGAGTAGAGCAAGATATTCCAGAGTCTTGTATGTTTGCGAAAATAGACAGTTTGATAGAGTTTGAGTCAGAACTTCAGCGAATTCATCTAACTGATAGTGGTATTTTAGAAGAGCGTAGCGAAGTGAATTCAAAGTTAAGCTGGAGTAGCGTTACTAACACTGTTCTTAGTTCAACTGGCTCCCTGAGTACGAACGATGAACTTCGATTAGGAACTTTTAAGCAGCGCGTAATCTCCGCATTTGTAGCCGCTACATAA
- a CDS encoding helix-turn-helix domain-containing protein — MSFTSPIPARLKEARKKAKLSQKALGVRIGMDEGSASARMNQYEKGKHTPDISTLKKMADELGVPLNYFFCEDEVSAELVCLIAKMTSSERKELLDQIALKGKRCE, encoded by the coding sequence ATGTCATTTACTAGTCCAATTCCAGCGCGACTTAAAGAAGCACGCAAAAAAGCCAAACTCTCCCAGAAAGCCTTGGGGGTGCGAATAGGTATGGATGAAGGCTCGGCAAGTGCCAGAATGAATCAGTACGAGAAAGGAAAGCATACACCGGATATCAGTACGTTAAAAAAGATGGCTGACGAGTTGGGTGTACCTCTGAATTATTTCTTCTGCGAAGATGAAGTCTCTGCCGAGCTGGTTTGTTTGATTGCTAAGATGACAAGCTCAGAGAGAAAAGAGCTATTAGATCAAATAGCTCTTAAAGGAAAACGTTGCGAATAA
- a CDS encoding MFS transporter, whose protein sequence is MRNINLLLLSNLLTKIGNYSTEVVIFLFALELSGEDYTLIGVIYLIRFIPYIIFGPIGGWLADNFNKKILMLAVEGIRCTLLISLYLLFNYKMINLLSFTFILSLLTVARTVFQPAFQSSIPLLTPEKKLVKVNSTNQILEEIGSLLGPLLTALIITAYTKEIVLIVDALSYLVSFILILFVHFKSSLIPKKTTTIREFSIKQAFDETLNHMNYLLRYDQDLILVITRSALCILCVASLLRFVLPAYVLELTGSETLVSYSFSALAFGTIIGGLTFSKLNLKITASNTMKAWSIYGLLFCALAVITEIKFTILVLIILGFVGAFVDILLVSFIQKKSDDNNIGKNFSLFSTLANTGESASGILGGFLAAISLKYSLITLSSFVIVIPLINTANRKKHRDFDKAQ, encoded by the coding sequence ATGCGTAATATAAATCTACTTTTACTATCTAACCTTTTAACAAAAATAGGGAACTACTCAACTGAAGTTGTAATATTTTTGTTCGCTTTAGAGTTATCAGGAGAAGACTATACTCTAATTGGTGTAATTTATCTCATTAGATTCATACCATATATCATATTTGGTCCCATTGGTGGATGGCTAGCTGACAACTTCAATAAAAAGATATTGATGCTTGCAGTGGAAGGAATTAGATGCACTCTGCTAATATCACTATATCTTCTGTTTAACTATAAAATGATAAACTTACTGTCATTTACGTTTATACTTAGTCTTTTAACTGTAGCTAGAACTGTTTTCCAACCTGCATTCCAGTCATCTATTCCCTTATTGACTCCTGAAAAAAAACTTGTAAAAGTAAACTCTACAAACCAGATTTTAGAGGAGATTGGAAGTTTATTGGGACCGCTTTTAACTGCACTAATAATAACAGCTTATACTAAAGAAATAGTATTGATTGTTGACGCTTTATCTTATCTAGTTTCTTTTATTTTAATATTATTCGTTCATTTTAAATCAAGTTTAATACCGAAAAAGACTACAACAATTAGAGAATTTAGCATTAAACAAGCTTTTGATGAAACTCTAAATCACATGAATTATTTACTCAGATATGACCAAGATTTAATACTGGTTATTACAAGATCTGCTTTATGTATTCTATGTGTTGCATCTTTATTGAGGTTCGTTTTACCTGCATATGTGCTTGAGTTAACTGGTAGTGAAACGTTAGTTAGTTATTCTTTTTCAGCACTAGCATTTGGAACGATAATTGGAGGCCTTACATTTTCAAAATTGAACTTAAAAATAACAGCATCCAATACAATGAAAGCATGGTCAATATACGGACTGCTATTTTGTGCATTAGCTGTAATAACTGAAATTAAGTTCACTATTCTAGTCTTAATTATATTAGGTTTCGTCGGGGCCTTTGTTGATATTCTTCTAGTTTCTTTCATTCAAAAGAAAAGCGATGATAATAATATAGGTAAAAACTTCAGCCTATTCTCAACACTAGCAAATACAGGAGAGTCCGCATCTGGGATTTTAGGCGGTTTTTTAGCAGCCATAAGCCTTAAATACTCTCTAATCACATTGTCAAGCTTTGTAATCGTCATTCCATTGATTAATACCGCTAACAGAAAGAAGCATAGAGACTTTGATAAAGCCCAATGA
- a CDS encoding cytochrome P450: MNNKIIKEEINSFNALCKTNDKIFWSNTKKTWVCYGYHLTHNLLKNKYLFSKSRLNLPVEIFESDEDKKEVIVFQEKISSSLIFRDEVRTNFVKWLMNKANNLKFLEAFDDFNDASYKDIDLAVHSFNFNKEVSLLITHKLLEPIIGKAVFCGDFFDGKISSKEHFLEIAKSFNYMLDFISENEEIKLDLNMKSDKDFVDLLVIFIAAQSTTSHLINCTIALIIENFVSNGINIDKNSIEKYINESLRMYSPVTAVSRQLVEDYQLEGISLKKGEKILFRLDLSNYDSYFGLDIYDFIPSRKFKPLSFGVSPYQCVGMGLSLNATKFYISQFLSKFDDISIKDIGYTKGTASFGIDKLMLEVSHA, encoded by the coding sequence ATGAATAACAAAATAATAAAGGAGGAAATAAATAGTTTTAATGCCCTATGTAAAACTAACGATAAAATTTTTTGGTCAAACACAAAAAAAACATGGGTATGCTATGGATACCATCTAACTCATAACTTACTTAAAAACAAATATCTTTTTAGCAAATCTCGATTAAATCTACCTGTAGAAATATTTGAATCTGATGAAGATAAAAAAGAAGTAATTGTATTCCAAGAGAAAATTTCTTCAAGCCTGATATTCAGAGATGAAGTTAGGACAAATTTTGTAAAATGGTTAATGAATAAGGCAAATAACCTAAAATTTTTAGAAGCTTTTGATGATTTCAATGATGCTTCTTATAAAGATATTGATTTAGCAGTACATTCATTTAACTTCAATAAGGAAGTATCTTTATTGATTACACACAAACTCCTTGAACCGATAATCGGAAAGGCTGTATTTTGTGGAGACTTCTTTGATGGAAAGATATCTTCTAAAGAGCATTTTTTGGAAATAGCGAAAAGCTTTAACTATATGTTAGATTTTATCTCAGAAAACGAAGAAATAAAGTTAGATCTTAACATGAAAAGTGATAAGGATTTTGTAGATCTTCTAGTAATATTTATTGCAGCTCAAAGTACAACATCCCATTTGATAAATTGCACTATTGCCTTGATAATTGAGAATTTCGTATCTAATGGTATTAATATCGACAAAAACTCTATAGAAAAATATATCAATGAAAGTTTGCGAATGTATAGTCCTGTAACAGCGGTTTCAAGGCAACTGGTAGAAGATTATCAACTAGAGGGAATTTCGTTAAAAAAAGGTGAAAAGATCTTATTTAGATTGGACCTATCTAACTATGATTCTTATTTTGGCTTGGACATTTATGATTTCATTCCAAGTAGAAAATTTAAACCGTTATCTTTTGGTGTTTCACCTTATCAATGTGTTGGTATGGGTTTATCTTTAAATGCAACAAAATTTTATATTTCACAGTTCTTAAGCAAATTCGATGATATATCTATTAAAGATATAGGGTATACGAAAGGGACTGCATCCTTTGGCATAGACAAGTTGATGCTAGAGGTAAGTCATGCGTAA